The proteins below are encoded in one region of Limnohabitans sp. 63ED37-2:
- a CDS encoding fumarylacetoacetate hydrolase family protein, translating into MSFVFSPMPVVSVPVLGQPERFPVHRIYCVGRNYEEHAKEMGFTGREPPFFFLKPADSLVVVDAGQTGAMPYPSLTQNLHHEIELVVAIGLGGRNIKAADAAKHIYGYAVGLDMTRRDLQNEMKKQGRPWCIGKAFDHSAPIGPITPIAQAGDVNNADISLQVNGADRQRSSVAKLIWNVAETIEHLSAAWELQPGDLIYTGTPEGVAAVVAGDTLVGQVAGLGSLEIKIA; encoded by the coding sequence ATGAGTTTTGTATTTTCACCCATGCCTGTGGTCTCGGTGCCTGTGCTGGGCCAACCCGAACGTTTTCCAGTGCACCGCATTTACTGCGTGGGCCGCAATTATGAAGAGCATGCCAAGGAGATGGGCTTCACCGGGCGCGAGCCGCCTTTCTTCTTCCTCAAACCTGCTGACAGCCTGGTGGTGGTCGATGCTGGCCAGACCGGCGCCATGCCCTACCCCAGCCTGACCCAAAACCTGCACCACGAGATCGAGTTGGTGGTGGCCATCGGCCTGGGCGGGCGAAATATCAAAGCCGCCGATGCGGCCAAGCACATCTATGGATATGCGGTGGGCCTGGACATGACACGCCGCGACCTGCAAAACGAGATGAAAAAACAAGGCCGCCCCTGGTGCATCGGCAAGGCCTTTGACCATTCGGCGCCTATCGGCCCGATCACGCCCATCGCCCAAGCCGGTGACGTGAACAACGCCGACATCAGCCTGCAGGTCAACGGTGCAGACCGCCAGCGCAGCAGTGTGGCCAAACTCATCTGGAACGTGGCAGAAACCATCGAACACCTCTCTGCCGCCTGGGAACTGCAACCCGGTGACCTGATTTACACCGGCACCCCCGAAGGCGTGGCCGCCGTGGTGGCGGGTGACACCTTGGTGGGTCAGGTGGCGGGCTTGGGCAGCCTGGAAATCAAAATCGCCTGA
- a CDS encoding antibiotic biosynthesis monooxygenase family protein: protein MILELADIRIQPGQQAAFEQAIELGLNTVASRAKGFRGAKVNRCIETPERFVLQIFWDTLEDHTVGFRQSPLFTEWRAIVGPFFAAPPHVEHFELTYTSA from the coding sequence ATGATCCTCGAACTCGCCGACATCCGCATCCAGCCTGGCCAGCAGGCCGCTTTTGAACAAGCCATTGAGCTGGGCCTGAACACGGTGGCCTCCAGGGCCAAGGGTTTTCGGGGGGCCAAGGTCAACCGCTGCATCGAGACCCCAGAGCGCTTTGTGCTGCAGATTTTCTGGGACACCCTGGAAGACCACACAGTGGGCTTTCGTCAGTCACCGCTGTTCACCGAATGGCGTGCCATTGTGGGCCCCTTCTTTGCCGCGCCCCCGCATGTTGAGCACTTTGAGCTGACCTACACCTCGGCCTGA
- a CDS encoding NUDIX hydrolase, which translates to MMFDRTIRHCRQCGALVERRLPDDGDTKERAICTVCHTVHYENPLNVVGTVPHWGEQVLLCKRNIEPRKGKWTLPAGFMELGESTSQGAARETTEEAGAQFIMEDLLTVMSVPRVGQVHLYYRAKLTSDVFDPGHETMEARLFKEDEIPWDELAFRTVKETLEHYFADRRAGRFSTHAFDIA; encoded by the coding sequence ATGATGTTTGACCGGACCATCCGACACTGCCGACAATGCGGCGCTCTGGTCGAGCGCCGCCTGCCCGATGACGGCGACACCAAAGAACGCGCCATTTGCACCGTTTGCCACACGGTGCATTACGAAAACCCCCTGAACGTGGTGGGCACTGTGCCCCACTGGGGCGAGCAAGTGCTGCTGTGCAAACGCAACATCGAGCCGCGCAAGGGCAAATGGACCTTGCCCGCTGGCTTCATGGAGCTGGGTGAATCCACATCACAAGGTGCGGCCCGCGAGACGACCGAAGAAGCCGGGGCACAGTTCATCATGGAAGACCTGCTCACGGTGATGAGCGTGCCGCGTGTGGGCCAGGTGCACCTGTACTACCGCGCCAAGCTGACCAGCGATGTATTCGACCCCGGGCACGAAACCATGGAAGCGCGGCTGTTCAAAGAAGACGAAATTCCTTGGGACGAATTGGCCTTTCGCACCGTCAAGGAAACGCTGGAACACTACTTTGCCGATCGGCGGGCCGGGCGCTTCAGCACCCACGCTTTTGACATTGCGTAA
- a CDS encoding TRAP transporter small permease, whose translation MFSNLLERTARLCSILGGIVMTGLMLMTCYSLIGRNFFDSALIGDFELTGVGAGAAIAKFMPLCQLKRENIIVDFFTAKCSAATNHRLDRMGDVFMAVIFGLLSWRCALGAINAKETMGASMLLGFPDWIVFTSMCIPFGITALIALMQALSQIVHNEEATA comes from the coding sequence ATGTTTTCAAATTTACTAGAGCGGACCGCCCGACTCTGCAGCATCTTGGGCGGAATCGTCATGACCGGCTTGATGCTGATGACCTGCTACAGCCTCATTGGCCGTAACTTTTTTGACTCTGCCCTGATTGGTGACTTCGAACTCACGGGTGTGGGCGCGGGTGCGGCCATTGCGAAGTTCATGCCCTTGTGCCAACTCAAACGTGAAAACATCATTGTGGATTTTTTCACCGCCAAATGCAGTGCAGCAACCAACCACAGGCTTGACCGCATGGGCGATGTCTTCATGGCGGTGATTTTTGGATTGTTGTCATGGCGTTGTGCTCTTGGCGCCATCAATGCCAAAGAGACCATGGGCGCTTCGATGCTGCTGGGCTTTCCCGACTGGATTGTGTTTACCAGCATGTGCATCCCATTTGGCATCACTGCACTGATCGCCTTGATGCAAGCGCTTTCCCAAATTGTGCACAACGAGGAGGCCACAGCATGA
- a CDS encoding MarR family winged helix-turn-helix transcriptional regulator gives MIQSIDLQTTPGHLIRRAQQIAVAIFAEQLASADITPVQFAILNALLGSPGIDQVSLAKRVAFDPATSGSVIGRLEAKGWVVREADPSDRRRKLLVVTPQGVQALANIQSDVARVQEKILSPLSQQEQSQFVHLLSLLVKGHQSS, from the coding sequence ATGATTCAAAGCATCGACCTGCAGACCACGCCGGGCCACCTGATTCGCCGGGCTCAGCAAATTGCGGTGGCCATTTTTGCCGAGCAATTGGCCAGTGCCGACATCACGCCCGTGCAATTTGCCATCTTGAATGCCTTGCTGGGCAGCCCCGGTATCGACCAGGTGAGCTTGGCCAAGCGGGTGGCCTTTGACCCGGCGACTTCGGGTTCGGTCATAGGGCGGCTGGAGGCCAAGGGCTGGGTGGTGCGCGAGGCCGATCCGAGCGACCGCAGGCGCAAGCTGCTGGTGGTCACCCCCCAAGGTGTGCAAGCCTTGGCCAACATCCAGTCCGATGTGGCCCGGGTGCAAGAAAAAATCCTGAGCCCGCTGTCGCAGCAAGAGCAAAGCCAGTTTGTGCATTTGCTCTCACTGCTGGTCAAAGGCCATCAAAGCAGCTGA
- the phnE gene encoding phosphonate ABC transporter, permease protein PhnE — protein sequence MSTAIASPDLEKLQQLASQKKSQGLSYLVWLVAAGVLAWAWQGAEIRPLDLIRDSANMRTFAADFFPPDFKDWRMYLREMVITLHIALWGTVLAIVAAVPMGLLSAANVAPAWVYQPVRRLMDACRATNEMVFAMLFIVAVGLGPFAGVLALFVHTTGTLSKLFSEAVEAIDPRPVEGIRATGAHKLAEIAYGVIPQVMPLWLSYSLYRFESNVRSASVVGMVGAGGIGVILFEVIRSFEYAQTCAVLLMLIVTVSLIDMVSSWLRQRFI from the coding sequence ATGTCCACCGCCATCGCCAGCCCAGATCTGGAAAAACTACAACAACTGGCCTCGCAAAAAAAGAGCCAGGGCCTGAGCTACTTGGTTTGGCTGGTGGCAGCGGGCGTTCTGGCCTGGGCTTGGCAGGGGGCTGAAATACGCCCCCTGGACTTGATCCGAGATTCGGCGAACATGCGCACCTTTGCCGCCGATTTCTTTCCGCCCGATTTCAAAGACTGGCGGATGTATTTGCGCGAAATGGTGATCACGCTGCACATCGCCTTGTGGGGCACGGTGCTGGCCATTGTGGCCGCCGTGCCCATGGGCTTGTTGTCGGCCGCCAATGTGGCCCCGGCCTGGGTTTACCAGCCGGTTCGCCGCTTGATGGATGCGTGCCGGGCCACCAATGAAATGGTGTTTGCCATGCTGTTCATTGTGGCCGTGGGCTTGGGCCCTTTTGCCGGTGTGCTGGCGCTGTTTGTGCACACCACGGGCACTTTGTCCAAACTGTTTTCCGAAGCGGTCGAAGCCATCGACCCGCGCCCAGTGGAAGGCATTCGTGCCACAGGGGCGCACAAACTCGCTGAAATTGCTTACGGCGTGATTCCGCAGGTGATGCCGCTTTGGCTGTCGTATTCGCTGTACCGCTTTGAGTCGAATGTGCGATCCGCTTCGGTGGTGGGCATGGTGGGTGCAGGCGGCATCGGTGTGATTTTGTTTGAGGTGATCCGCAGCTTTGAGTACGCCCAGACCTGCGCTGTCTTGCTGATGTTGATCGTCACCGTCTCCCTCATTGACATGGTGTCTTCATGGCTGCGACAGCGATTCATCTGA
- a CDS encoding iron-containing alcohol dehydrogenase, whose amino-acid sequence MAATAIHLTWFNPVQLTWGPNLLHTHTPDKAFFVLADPHAISLAMEVDLRRHWGDLCQGWIWQRSAQSSMSAALELCQQLWPMWATQPDVALLAIGGGTTLDLAKLARFELPDLSQATSVWRANKLPYPHKRHTLWCAPTTSGTGSEVTPWATLWDLDTQPALKRSWSSPKGFADQAWVDPYLTLSCPEGLTRDTALDTLAHALESIWNHHANEITRPLAVRSARMVLQTLPALLKSPQDTGLREQMSQASVLAGLAMSQTQTALAHALSYDLTLHENLPHGHACSVWLPMVLDIAAAISPQVQDDLAHVFDCRWQQAREHLTNWLQSLGIAPRELRQNPVGLYQLQQALASPRGRNFVGSTA is encoded by the coding sequence ATGGCTGCGACAGCGATTCATCTGACATGGTTCAACCCGGTGCAGCTCACCTGGGGACCGAACCTGTTGCACACCCACACACCAGACAAAGCGTTTTTTGTACTGGCAGATCCCCACGCCATCTCTTTGGCCATGGAGGTCGATTTGAGAAGGCATTGGGGCGATCTGTGCCAAGGCTGGATTTGGCAGCGTTCTGCCCAAAGCAGCATGTCGGCAGCACTGGAACTGTGCCAGCAGCTTTGGCCCATGTGGGCCACGCAACCGGACGTGGCTTTGCTGGCCATCGGTGGCGGCACCACGCTGGACTTGGCCAAATTGGCCCGCTTTGAGTTGCCTGACCTGAGCCAGGCGACCTCGGTTTGGCGTGCCAACAAGCTGCCGTACCCACACAAGCGGCATACCCTGTGGTGTGCACCCACCACCTCAGGTACAGGCAGTGAAGTCACGCCATGGGCCACGCTCTGGGACCTCGACACCCAGCCTGCCCTCAAGCGCTCGTGGTCCAGCCCCAAGGGCTTTGCCGACCAAGCCTGGGTTGACCCGTACTTGACCTTGTCTTGCCCCGAAGGCTTGACGCGAGACACCGCTTTGGACACCTTGGCGCACGCGCTCGAATCCATCTGGAACCACCACGCCAATGAGATCACACGCCCTTTAGCGGTGCGCTCTGCGCGAATGGTTTTGCAGACCCTGCCCGCCCTGCTCAAGAGCCCCCAAGACACGGGTTTGCGAGAACAAATGAGCCAGGCGTCTGTGCTGGCTGGTTTGGCGATGTCGCAAACCCAGACGGCCTTGGCCCACGCCTTGTCGTATGACCTGACCCTGCATGAAAACCTGCCCCATGGCCACGCCTGTTCGGTGTGGTTGCCCATGGTGCTGGACATTGCAGCGGCCATCAGCCCGCAGGTTCAGGACGACCTGGCACATGTTTTTGACTGCCGCTGGCAACAAGCTCGAGAACACCTGACGAACTGGCTGCAGAGCCTGGGCATCGCGCCACGCGAGCTGCGCCAGAACCCAGTCGGTCTTTATCAATTACAGCAGGCACTCGCCTCACCCCGAGGCCGCAACTTTGTAGGAAGCACAGCATGA
- a CDS encoding TRAP transporter substrate-binding protein: MKKFLQQTALAAGLMAVGFGVHAQTITLKVHHFLGPQTIQHTTMLGDWCKNIARDSKDRLKCEIFPAMQLGGTPVQLYEQARDGVVDVAWTLQAFTPKLAKLEVFELPFMMTNAEATSRAAWDYAQKYVQDDFKDVKMLAVHVHGPGNIYTKNKAITTMADLKGLKVRAPTRQVNKMVAVMGATPVAMPVPQVPEALSKGVIDGAVIPYEVAPGLKVNELTNFTAETDRSYNALYTTVFVVPMNKAKYDSLPADLKAVIDKNSGREFSAFLGKTQAGHDAVGKKVFEASANQKITIIPKAELEKWKKATDALDDAWVAEMTGKGMDGKGMLQTATDLIKQYTK, encoded by the coding sequence ATGAAGAAATTCCTGCAACAAACGGCCCTGGCCGCAGGCCTGATGGCCGTTGGTTTTGGCGTCCACGCCCAGACCATCACGCTGAAGGTTCACCACTTTTTGGGACCACAAACCATCCAGCACACCACCATGCTGGGCGACTGGTGCAAGAACATTGCTCGCGACTCCAAAGACCGCCTGAAGTGCGAAATTTTCCCGGCCATGCAACTGGGCGGCACACCTGTGCAGTTGTATGAACAAGCCCGCGATGGCGTGGTCGATGTGGCTTGGACTTTGCAAGCATTCACACCCAAATTGGCCAAACTCGAAGTGTTCGAGTTGCCTTTCATGATGACCAATGCCGAGGCCACCAGCCGCGCTGCTTGGGACTATGCTCAAAAGTATGTTCAGGATGACTTCAAAGACGTGAAGATGCTGGCTGTCCACGTCCACGGCCCTGGCAACATCTACACCAAGAACAAAGCCATCACCACCATGGCCGACCTCAAGGGCCTGAAAGTGCGTGCACCTACTCGCCAAGTCAACAAGATGGTCGCGGTGATGGGCGCCACGCCTGTGGCCATGCCTGTGCCGCAAGTGCCAGAAGCATTGTCCAAAGGTGTGATCGACGGTGCCGTGATCCCTTACGAAGTGGCCCCAGGCCTGAAGGTCAACGAGTTGACCAACTTCACCGCTGAAACCGATCGCAGCTACAACGCCCTGTACACCACGGTGTTTGTGGTGCCCATGAACAAAGCCAAATACGACTCACTGCCTGCAGACCTGAAGGCCGTGATCGACAAAAACTCTGGCCGCGAGTTCTCTGCTTTCTTGGGCAAAACCCAAGCAGGTCACGATGCTGTAGGCAAGAAAGTCTTCGAAGCTTCTGCCAATCAGAAAATTACCATCATCCCCAAAGCTGAACTGGAAAAGTGGAAGAAAGCCACAGACGCTTTGGACGACGCTTGGGTGGCCGAGATGACCGGCAAAGGCATGGACGGCAAAGGCATGCTGCAAACGGCTACGGACTTGATCAAGCAGTACACCAAGTAA
- a CDS encoding TRAP transporter large permease, translating to MSPIQLALMIFGLMLLLMVVRVPIAGAMFMAGSVGFVVQAGVPPFLNFLNNLAFARLANYDLSVIPLFILMGHFATQGGISKALFQFAAAVMGRFKGGLAMGAVLACGAFGAICGSSVATAATITGVALPEMKRHGYSGRLATGTLAAGGTLGILIPPSVPLVIYAILTEQNIAKLFAAAMMPGIIAMVGYMIAIAIYVRLVPGQAPDQEERERLTFESLKGILPIATIFVIVFGGIYAGFFTPTEGAAVGAASTFLAALLKQELTWKKFIQCFHSTAISSGMIFLIFMGADVMNAALARTQVPAQLAEMVVAMNFAPLMVVAGILLLYVVLGAVMDELSMLLLTIPIFFPIIMKLDFGMTPEYTAIWFGIMVLMTVGFGMLAPPVGLNVYVVNGMAKDVPLSESYKGIMPFLISDTIRTLLLLFFPGISLFLIKYLT from the coding sequence ATGAGCCCCATTCAACTGGCCTTGATGATTTTTGGCCTGATGCTGCTGCTCATGGTGGTGCGTGTGCCCATCGCGGGCGCGATGTTTATGGCCGGCTCTGTCGGCTTTGTTGTTCAAGCGGGTGTGCCACCGTTTTTGAACTTCCTGAACAATTTGGCTTTCGCCCGATTGGCCAACTACGACCTGTCGGTGATTCCCCTGTTCATCTTGATGGGCCACTTTGCCACCCAAGGTGGCATCAGCAAAGCGCTGTTCCAGTTTGCTGCAGCGGTGATGGGCCGTTTCAAAGGCGGTCTGGCCATGGGCGCGGTGTTGGCCTGTGGTGCGTTCGGCGCCATTTGCGGCTCCTCAGTCGCCACTGCAGCCACCATCACCGGTGTGGCTTTGCCCGAAATGAAGCGCCATGGCTACTCTGGCCGCTTGGCCACCGGGACTTTGGCTGCGGGCGGCACCTTGGGCATCTTGATCCCACCCTCGGTTCCCTTGGTCATTTATGCCATCTTGACCGAGCAAAACATTGCCAAACTGTTTGCCGCCGCGATGATGCCCGGCATCATCGCCATGGTCGGTTACATGATCGCGATTGCCATTTATGTGCGTTTGGTGCCAGGTCAAGCCCCTGACCAAGAAGAGCGCGAGCGCCTGACTTTTGAATCGCTCAAAGGCATTTTGCCGATTGCCACCATTTTTGTGATTGTTTTTGGCGGCATCTACGCAGGGTTCTTCACGCCCACCGAGGGCGCTGCTGTAGGTGCAGCCTCCACGTTTTTGGCGGCCTTGCTCAAGCAAGAGCTGACCTGGAAAAAATTCATCCAATGCTTCCACTCCACGGCCATCAGCTCCGGCATGATCTTTTTGATCTTCATGGGTGCCGATGTGATGAACGCCGCCTTGGCCCGCACCCAAGTGCCCGCGCAATTGGCCGAAATGGTGGTGGCCATGAACTTTGCCCCCTTGATGGTGGTGGCGGGCATCTTGCTTTTGTACGTGGTGCTGGGCGCGGTGATGGACGAGTTGTCGATGCTGCTGCTGACCATCCCCATCTTCTTCCCCATCATCATGAAACTCGACTTCGGCATGACGCCCGAGTACACCGCCATTTGGTTCGGCATCATGGTGCTCATGACCGTGGGTTTTGGCATGTTGGCCCCGCCCGTAGGCTTGAACGTCTACGTGGTCAATGGCATGGCCAAGGACGTGCCGCTGAGCGAAAGCTACAAAGGCATCATGCCCTTCCTGATCAGCGACACCATCCGTACTCTGCTGTTGCTCTTTTTCCCGGGCATTTCACTGTTCCTGATCAAGTACCTCACTTGA
- the phnD gene encoding phosphonate ABC transporter substrate-binding protein: MKIARLLATGLISLSAIGAFAQNISFGIIATDSASAQRERWEPFFRDMEKKTGLKIQSFYAPDYAGVIEAMRFNKIQVAWYGNKAAMEAVDRANGEVFAQLMYADGTFGYHALLITHKDSPYKTLDDVIANGKNINFGIGDPNSTSGFLVPSYYIFAQRNIEARNTFKTVRNASHGANIQATLAKQVDVATNNTEDMGKLESAKPDLFSQLRVIWKSPLIPSDPFVWRKDMDPAVKTKIKDFVLNYAKNDPAEKAVLKNIYNYGGFRESNNDQLIPIRQLELFKDRRKVEGDDKLAAADKAKQLAEIDKQLAALKK, translated from the coding sequence ATGAAAATTGCCCGCTTACTGGCCACTGGCCTGATTTCTCTGAGTGCCATTGGCGCCTTCGCCCAAAACATCAGCTTCGGCATCATTGCCACCGACTCGGCTTCGGCCCAACGTGAGCGCTGGGAGCCCTTCTTCCGCGACATGGAGAAAAAGACTGGCTTGAAAATCCAGTCCTTTTACGCGCCTGACTACGCTGGCGTGATCGAAGCCATGCGCTTCAACAAGATCCAAGTGGCCTGGTACGGCAACAAAGCCGCGATGGAAGCGGTTGACCGCGCCAACGGCGAAGTCTTTGCGCAGCTCATGTATGCCGACGGCACCTTCGGTTACCACGCCTTGCTCATCACGCACAAGGACAGCCCCTACAAAACGCTGGACGATGTGATCGCTAATGGCAAGAACATCAACTTCGGCATTGGCGACCCCAATTCCACATCGGGCTTCTTGGTGCCCTCTTATTACATCTTTGCCCAGCGCAACATCGAAGCACGCAACACCTTCAAAACCGTGCGCAACGCCAGCCACGGCGCCAACATCCAGGCCACATTGGCCAAACAAGTGGATGTGGCCACCAACAACACCGAAGACATGGGCAAGCTCGAAAGTGCCAAGCCAGATTTGTTCAGCCAGTTACGCGTGATCTGGAAAAGTCCATTGATCCCGAGCGACCCGTTTGTGTGGCGCAAGGACATGGACCCTGCCGTCAAAACCAAGATCAAGGATTTTGTTCTGAATTACGCCAAAAACGACCCGGCTGAAAAAGCTGTTCTCAAGAACATCTACAACTACGGTGGTTTCCGCGAATCGAACAACGACCAACTGATCCCGATCCGTCAACTCGAGTTGTTCAAAGACCGCCGCAAGGTCGAGGGCGATGACAAATTGGCCGCTGCCGACAAAGCCAAACAATTGGCCGAGATTGACAAGCAACTGGCCGCTTTGAAGAAGTAA
- a CDS encoding NUDIX hydrolase: MPQSLSPEQAFWSRLSGPQQAWLTGELKAQQALPSGGSVWLCDGVEMGWVSADRAQDMVALLPGCTIRQGRLHWQTSAVQPMQRSQALQAFLEQQAAQGRLTGWRGEFFAWWPDTPAWPPALDVPPFLCVERAGFRHLGLMSHAVHIHGFLPQGELWCGRRSDHKATDPGLLDNLAAGGLTAGEAPLTTAVRELAEEASLHLSDPNRLRGAGVIRTQRLEPQGWHDEQLLVYTLPMTEQETPVNADGEVQEFLCLSPGEVVSRMQSGQFTVDACASLAQSMAWLMTDK; this comes from the coding sequence ATGCCCCAAAGCCTGAGTCCTGAACAAGCGTTTTGGTCACGCCTGAGCGGGCCTCAACAAGCTTGGCTGACAGGCGAGCTGAAGGCCCAGCAAGCCTTGCCCAGCGGCGGCAGCGTCTGGTTGTGCGACGGCGTTGAGATGGGCTGGGTGTCGGCCGACCGCGCCCAAGACATGGTGGCTTTGCTGCCCGGCTGCACCATCAGGCAGGGTCGTTTGCACTGGCAGACGAGCGCGGTCCAGCCCATGCAGCGCAGCCAGGCTTTACAGGCTTTTTTGGAGCAACAAGCGGCCCAAGGGCGACTCACCGGTTGGCGTGGTGAGTTTTTTGCGTGGTGGCCTGACACACCCGCCTGGCCACCGGCTTTGGACGTGCCCCCATTTTTGTGTGTGGAGCGGGCCGGTTTCAGGCACCTGGGCCTGATGAGCCATGCGGTGCACATCCACGGCTTTTTGCCGCAAGGGGAGCTGTGGTGCGGCCGCCGCTCAGACCACAAAGCCACCGACCCCGGCCTGCTGGACAACCTGGCCGCCGGGGGCTTGACGGCCGGAGAAGCCCCCTTGACAACGGCTGTGCGTGAATTGGCCGAAGAGGCCAGCTTGCACTTAAGCGATCCAAACCGCCTGCGAGGGGCCGGGGTGATCCGCACCCAAAGGCTTGAGCCTCAGGGCTGGCATGACGAACAACTGCTGGTTTACACCTTGCCCATGACTGAGCAGGAGACGCCCGTCAATGCCGATGGTGAGGTGCAGGAATTTCTGTGCCTGAGCCCGGGTGAAGTGGTCTCGCGCATGCAATCGGGGCAATTCACAGTGGATGCCTGCGCCTCTTTGGCCCAAAGTATGGCTTGGCTCATGACCGACAAATGA
- a CDS encoding TIGR03364 family FAD-dependent oxidoreductase: MSNDVIIVGSGIVGLACAWAALQQGKNVRVIDRDPFCVGASIRNFGFVTVTGQGRGDTWRRARRSRDVWASLAPQAGIAIEHEGLYVLAQRPQAKVVLQELCKQAEGQDLQWLEGQALQDRAPQFVMKHLQGALYSPYELRIEARSAIEKLRLWLATQGVVFKMGQHVQEVISGAVFTGGQWLQADRILVCPGPDMRSLFPEAFSQNNTQLCQLQMLRVRPPDGYKLGAGVMSDLSLVRYRGYSELPGSQLLLDQLRVEAPQELAHGIHLIVVQSQDGSLVVGDSHHYGQAMRPFASREVEDLILYEMQRLLCLGHYQVTERWTGIYPSAQQDSMVREVMPGVQLVSVTSGTGMSTSFGLAEDVVGSWSAA, translated from the coding sequence ATGAGCAACGATGTGATCATTGTGGGCAGTGGCATCGTGGGCCTGGCTTGTGCCTGGGCCGCGTTGCAACAAGGCAAGAACGTGCGCGTGATCGACCGCGATCCATTTTGTGTGGGGGCTTCGATCCGCAACTTTGGCTTTGTCACCGTCACCGGCCAAGGCCGGGGTGACACTTGGCGTCGCGCCCGGCGCTCTCGGGATGTGTGGGCGAGCCTCGCACCCCAAGCGGGCATCGCGATTGAGCACGAGGGCTTGTATGTGCTGGCCCAAAGGCCACAAGCCAAAGTGGTTTTGCAAGAATTGTGCAAACAAGCCGAGGGGCAAGATCTGCAATGGCTCGAAGGCCAAGCACTGCAAGACCGGGCCCCACAATTTGTGATGAAACATTTACAGGGTGCCTTGTACAGCCCTTACGAGCTGCGCATCGAAGCCCGCAGCGCCATCGAAAAACTCCGTCTTTGGCTGGCCACACAGGGCGTGGTGTTTAAGATGGGTCAACACGTCCAAGAAGTCATCTCGGGGGCCGTCTTCACGGGCGGGCAGTGGCTGCAAGCCGATCGCATCTTGGTCTGCCCCGGCCCTGACATGCGCAGCCTGTTTCCAGAAGCCTTCAGCCAAAACAACACCCAGCTGTGCCAGCTGCAAATGCTGCGGGTACGACCACCAGACGGCTACAAGCTCGGTGCTGGCGTCATGAGCGATTTGAGTTTGGTGCGCTACCGGGGTTACAGCGAGTTGCCCGGATCTCAATTGCTGCTCGATCAACTGCGCGTGGAAGCACCACAGGAATTGGCCCACGGCATTCACCTGATCGTGGTGCAAAGCCAAGATGGCTCTTTGGTGGTGGGTGACTCGCACCACTACGGCCAGGCCATGCGACCATTTGCTTCTCGCGAAGTGGAAGACCTGATTCTTTACGAGATGCAGCGGCTGCTGTGCCTGGGCCATTACCAGGTGACCGAGCGCTGGACGGGCATTTACCCGAGCGCCCAGCAAGACAGCATGGTGCGCGAAGTGATGCCGGGTGTGCAACTGGTCAGCGTGACCAGTGGCACCGGCATGAGCACCTCCTTTGGCTTGGCCGAAGACGTCGTTGGCAGCTGGAGCGCCGCATGA
- the phnX gene encoding phosphonoacetaldehyde hydrolase yields the protein MKQDHTKNIQGIVLDWAGTIVDFGSLAPMGAFVELFARHQLTISIAEARVPMGLPKIDHIAALAQMPAIAEQWQNLKGRPFSHTDAEELLTEFEPMSAQAALDRCTFIPGFMAAYHALKAQGLAFATTTGYTRTIMTPLIEIAHAQGFTPALVVCCDDVARSRPDPMGMWACLEAMGLQGQAAQVIKVDDTAPGLAEGLAAGAWTVGVAISGNALGWTHEAWLQASPQDQAHARTSAGALLLSAGAHEVIDSVADLPDAIARIEQRIAQGETP from the coding sequence ATGAAGCAAGACCACACAAAAAACATCCAAGGCATCGTGCTCGATTGGGCGGGCACCATCGTGGACTTTGGCAGCTTGGCCCCCATGGGCGCATTTGTTGAGCTGTTTGCCCGCCACCAACTGACCATCTCCATCGCCGAGGCCCGCGTGCCCATGGGTTTGCCCAAAATTGACCACATTGCAGCCTTGGCCCAGATGCCCGCCATCGCTGAGCAATGGCAAAACTTGAAGGGCAGACCCTTCAGCCACACCGATGCGGAGGAACTGCTGACCGAGTTTGAACCCATGAGCGCCCAGGCGGCACTGGACCGCTGCACGTTCATCCCCGGTTTCATGGCGGCGTACCATGCGCTCAAAGCCCAAGGCCTGGCCTTTGCCACCACCACCGGTTACACCCGCACCATCATGACGCCCTTGATCGAGATCGCCCACGCCCAAGGGTTCACACCCGCCCTGGTGGTTTGCTGCGACGACGTGGCCCGCAGCCGACCCGACCCCATGGGCATGTGGGCTTGTCTAGAGGCCATGGGTTTGCAGGGTCAGGCCGCGCAGGTCATCAAAGTCGACGACACCGCGCCGGGCCTGGCCGAAGGTCTTGCCGCAGGCGCATGGACCGTGGGTGTGGCCATCAGTGGCAACGCCCTGGGCTGGACGCACGAAGCTTGGCTGCAGGCCAGCCCACAAGACCAGGCCCACGCCCGCACCAGCGCTGGCGCCCTGCTGCTCTCGGCTGGGGCCCACGAGGTGATCGACAGTGTGGCCGATTTGCCCGATGCCATCGCCCGCATTGAGCAACGCATCGCCCAGGGCGAAACCCCTTGA